In the bacterium genome, one interval contains:
- a CDS encoding amino acid permease has translation FFGAIHDRFRTPWKSTLMTGVVVAALSSLIPLRILADLTNIGTLLAFVIVCSAVLIMRHTHPEAERPFRVPYAPLTPILGILFCLLLMFSLPSENWFRLLVWLLIGFLIYFSYGRRHSVLEKMRRQGKL, from the coding sequence TTTTTCGGCGCCATTCATGACCGGTTTCGCACGCCGTGGAAATCCACTCTGATGACCGGCGTGGTGGTGGCTGCACTCTCTTCGCTGATCCCTTTGCGCATTCTGGCCGATCTCACCAACATCGGCACGCTGCTGGCCTTTGTGATCGTTTGTTCGGCGGTGTTGATCATGCGCCATACGCATCCGGAGGCGGAGCGGCCGTTTCGCGTGCCCTATGCGCCGCTCACCCCCATCCTGGGTATCTTGTTTTGCCTGTTGTTGATGTTCTCACTGCCGTCGGAAAACTGGTTCCGCCTGCTGGTGTGGCTGCTCATCGGTTTCCTCATCTATTTCAGCTATGGCCGGCGGCACAGCGTACTGGAAAAGATGCGACGGCAGGGCAAACTGTGA